A window from Labrus mixtus chromosome 14, fLabMix1.1, whole genome shotgun sequence encodes these proteins:
- the c1qbp gene encoding complement component 1 Q subcomponent-binding protein, mitochondrial — protein sequence MLKSVVRAVGAAVRVSSATTSTARALPLSCPTLCAPSSATTRPFTRSLWMLNNNGASSGYRPKLFSSKALHPSLSCGCGGLHTEGDKAFGDFLSDEIKEEKKIQKNKSLPKMSGGWELEMNGTEAKLTRIVAGEKVAVTFNVNNSIPPNFEEEADQGQQQKAAEEEQEIVSTPNFVVEVTKQAAKHSLVFDCHFPEDEMSHGEGEEESDIFAIREVSFQPEGDSDWKETCYTLNTDSLDWALYDHLMDFLADRGVDNTFADELMELSTAVEHQEYIKFLEDLQGFVKCN from the exons ATGCTAAAGTCAGTAGTCCGTGCGGTCGGAGCAGCAGTGCGTGTCTCCTCAGCCACCACATCCACAGCCCGAGCTCTGCCACTCAGCTGCCCGACACTCTGCGCTCCGAGCTCGGCGACGACTCGGCCCTTCACCCGGTCTCTATGGATGCTGAATAACAACGGAGCGTCTTCGGGATACAGACCAAAGCTGTTCAGTTCAAAAGCGCTGCATCCCTCACTATCGTGTGGGTGTGGAGGACTGCACACAGAAG GGGACAAAGCATTTGGTGATTTCCTGTCAGATGAAatcaaagaggagaaaaagatccagaaaaacaaaagccttCCGAAGATGTCCGGAGGATGGGAGCTTGAGATGAACGGCACAGAGGCCAAACTCACGAGGATCGTCGCAGGAGAAAA AGTCGCTGTCACGTTCAACGTCAATAACAGCATCCCGCCTAACTTCGAGGAAGAGGCAGACCAGGGACAGCAGCAGAAGGCGGCGGAAGAGGAG CAAGAAATTGTGTCAACACCtaactttgttgttgaagtaACGAAACAGGCTGCGAAACACTCCCTGGTGTTCGACTGCCATTTCCCCGAAGACGAG ATGAGCCAcggggaaggagaggaggagagcgacATCTTCGCCATCCGCGAGGTCAGTTTCCAGCCGGAGGGCGACTCGGACTGGAAGGAGACGTGCTACACACTCAACACAGACTCTCTGGACTGG GCTCTGTATGACCACCTCATGGACTTCCTGGCTGACCGCGGGGTCGACAACACTTTCGCTGACGAACTGATGGAGCTGAGCACAGCTGTGGAACATCAGGAGTACATCAAGTTCCTGGAAGACCTCCAAGGATTTGTCAAGTGTAACTAG